The proteins below are encoded in one region of Paenibacillus sp. YYML68:
- a CDS encoding carbohydrate ABC transporter permease: MKIKTSKLERLFDACIYVVLSMLVVITLYPLVYVAFASISDASYIVAHQGILWRPVGINFEAYKSVFANKAILTGYRNTLFIIVFGIILNLFMTALGAYVLSRKNVMLNKPFMIFIVITMFFNGGLVPFYLVVKGVGLLDTLWAPIIPFAINTFNLIIMRTSFQSIPDSLEEAAKMDGASHWVILFRIILPLSLPIMAVMTLYYAVDKWNGWFYSSIFIKDRDLYPLQLVIREILISNSTESMSSNGSNSDLFQIGETIKYATIMVSTLPILMVYPYLQRFFVKGVMVGSLKG; encoded by the coding sequence TTGAAAATAAAAACCTCTAAGCTAGAGCGTCTGTTCGATGCATGTATCTATGTCGTATTGTCGATGCTGGTCGTCATTACGTTGTACCCTCTTGTGTATGTAGCGTTCGCTTCGATCAGCGACGCGTCGTATATCGTAGCCCACCAAGGGATTTTGTGGAGACCTGTGGGCATTAACTTCGAGGCGTACAAAAGTGTATTCGCGAATAAAGCGATCTTGACCGGTTACCGAAATACGTTGTTTATCATTGTGTTCGGTATTATTTTGAACTTGTTCATGACAGCGCTTGGAGCTTATGTGTTGTCACGTAAAAATGTGATGCTGAATAAGCCCTTCATGATCTTCATCGTCATCACGATGTTCTTTAACGGCGGTCTGGTTCCCTTCTATCTCGTTGTAAAGGGTGTAGGTCTGCTGGATACGCTGTGGGCGCCGATCATTCCGTTTGCTATCAATACGTTCAATCTAATTATTATGCGTACTTCGTTCCAATCGATACCGGACAGTCTTGAGGAAGCGGCGAAGATGGACGGTGCAAGCCATTGGGTCATCCTGTTCCGCATCATTCTTCCGTTATCGTTACCCATTATGGCCGTTATGACACTGTATTACGCGGTAGACAAATGGAACGGCTGGTTCTATTCCTCTATTTTCATTAAGGACAGAGATCTGTATCCATTGCAGCTGGTCATTCGGGAAATATTGATCTCCAATTCGACAGAAAGCATGTCCTCCAATGGCTCCAACTCGGACCTGTTCCAGATTGGTGAAACGATCAAATATGCGACCATCATGGTTTCCACCCTGCCGATCTTGATGGTATATCCATACTTGCAAAGATTTTTCGTAAAGGGTGTCATGGTTGGTTCTTTGAAAGGATAG
- a CDS encoding sugar ABC transporter permease, which translates to MKRLMKDLVLNKYLYVMMLPVLAYYIIFQYGPMYGAIIAFKEYSPIKGVFGSEWVGLAQFQSFFESYYFWRILKNTLVLSLYSICFEFPAPIILAILINEVRHKRFRSIVQSVTYMPHFISLIVICGMIKDFTNSGGLINSFVTQLGGDGQAMLQKPELFRTIYIVSEIWQKVGWESIIYLAALMNVDQEQFEAARIDGAGRFRQIWSVAIPGIIPTIVVMLILRVGHLLGVGFEKIILLYNPAIYDTADVISSFVYRKGLLEFGWSFSAAVGLFNSVINLILLVVANRLSKKFSENSLW; encoded by the coding sequence ATGAAGCGATTAATGAAGGATTTGGTACTAAACAAGTATCTGTATGTAATGATGCTCCCGGTGCTTGCTTACTACATCATATTCCAGTACGGCCCTATGTACGGAGCCATTATTGCCTTCAAGGAGTATTCTCCGATTAAAGGGGTATTCGGGAGTGAATGGGTTGGTTTGGCTCAATTTCAATCGTTCTTCGAGAGCTACTACTTCTGGCGTATTCTGAAGAACACGCTGGTGCTCAGCTTATATTCGATCTGCTTTGAGTTTCCAGCCCCTATTATACTTGCGATATTAATTAATGAAGTGAGACATAAGCGGTTTCGGTCGATCGTTCAGTCCGTTACGTATATGCCCCACTTTATATCACTTATCGTCATATGCGGGATGATCAAGGACTTTACGAACAGCGGCGGATTAATTAACAGCTTCGTTACGCAATTGGGCGGAGACGGACAGGCGATGCTTCAGAAGCCGGAGCTGTTCCGAACCATCTATATTGTATCGGAGATCTGGCAGAAGGTAGGCTGGGAATCCATTATTTACTTAGCTGCTCTGATGAATGTGGACCAGGAGCAATTCGAGGCTGCTCGCATCGACGGTGCAGGCAGGTTCAGGCAAATATGGAGTGTCGCTATACCTGGAATTATCCCGACCATCGTCGTTATGCTTATTCTGCGCGTCGGGCATCTGCTCGGTGTAGGCTTTGAGAAAATTATTTTGCTCTATAACCCTGCCATCTATGATACAGCCGACGTCATCTCTTCATTCGTCTATCGGAAGGGCTTGCTCGAATTCGGCTGGAGCTTCAGTGCAGCGGTCGGACTCTTCAATTCAGTGATCAATCTGATCCTCTTAGTAGTAGCCAACCGTCTGAGTAAGAAATTCAGCGAAAATAGTCTGTGGTAG
- a CDS encoding ABC transporter substrate-binding protein, with the protein MGTVKKKQKKALVTGIAAVMILSSLTVACSKGNEEATPGQESSTPSGPTTYPIQTDKKLVYWAAINSNLAGIKSSLDEVPFFQEWQKQTGVNLKFVSPAMGQEREALNVMLASGELPDVIEFSWMNFPGGPEKAMQDGYILKLNDLIDKHAPNLKKYLKENPEIDRMVKTDKGSYYGFPFIRGDESLLVFQGPIVRKDWLDELGLEMPTTIDEWYTVLKAFKEKKGAAAPFSFFSDGRLYNLGNGAFIGAFGINQGFYLDNGQVKYGPAQPQYKEFLATFSKWYAEGLLDKNIATTDNKTLDANITSGATGASIGNAGAQLGKWTPLLKAKDPKAVLVPAPYPVLKKGDTPKFGHRDNPFGLNGTAAITSTSKNAELAVKMLDYGYSDAGRMFFNFGVEGVSYKMENGYPTYTDLLMKNPDKLAPAQAMSLHIRGNYFGPFVQDKRYSEQYNVLPAQKDSVKVWKTEAAKTKLPPISPTPEESTEFAKIMTDVETLVNEMTLKIILGSEPVSSYDSYMEKLKTLKFERALEIQNAALERYNKR; encoded by the coding sequence ATGGGTACAGTGAAAAAGAAACAGAAAAAAGCGTTGGTTACAGGAATCGCAGCAGTGATGATTCTAAGCAGCTTGACGGTGGCGTGTTCAAAGGGAAACGAGGAGGCGACTCCAGGTCAGGAGTCCTCAACCCCAAGCGGTCCGACAACCTATCCGATCCAAACGGATAAAAAGCTCGTGTACTGGGCTGCCATCAACAGCAATCTCGCTGGAATCAAATCCTCCTTAGATGAGGTGCCCTTCTTCCAGGAATGGCAAAAACAGACCGGTGTGAATCTGAAGTTCGTCTCTCCTGCGATGGGCCAAGAGAGAGAGGCTCTCAACGTCATGCTCGCCTCTGGAGAGCTGCCGGATGTTATTGAGTTTTCCTGGATGAACTTCCCGGGCGGTCCTGAGAAAGCGATGCAGGATGGATATATTTTGAAGCTGAACGATTTGATTGATAAGCATGCTCCGAATTTAAAGAAGTATTTGAAGGAAAATCCGGAAATCGACCGCATGGTCAAGACGGATAAAGGAAGCTATTATGGGTTTCCATTTATTCGCGGAGATGAGTCCTTATTAGTATTCCAGGGGCCGATCGTGCGCAAGGACTGGCTGGATGAGCTGGGCCTCGAGATGCCGACAACGATTGATGAATGGTATACCGTCTTGAAAGCGTTCAAGGAAAAGAAGGGCGCTGCTGCACCATTCTCCTTCTTCAGTGATGGCAGATTGTACAATCTGGGGAACGGGGCCTTCATCGGAGCATTCGGCATTAACCAAGGGTTCTACCTGGATAACGGTCAGGTGAAGTACGGTCCTGCCCAGCCGCAGTACAAGGAGTTCCTTGCGACGTTCAGCAAATGGTATGCCGAGGGGCTTCTCGATAAGAACATCGCCACCACAGACAACAAAACGTTAGATGCGAATATTACGAGCGGCGCAACAGGTGCATCGATCGGTAATGCGGGGGCACAGCTTGGTAAATGGACACCTCTGCTCAAGGCCAAGGACCCTAAGGCCGTACTCGTGCCGGCTCCGTATCCTGTATTGAAAAAAGGAGACACGCCTAAGTTCGGGCATCGGGATAACCCGTTCGGACTTAATGGTACTGCAGCGATTACGTCTACGTCCAAAAATGCGGAGCTTGCGGTTAAAATGCTGGATTACGGCTACAGCGATGCAGGGCGAATGTTCTTCAACTTCGGCGTTGAAGGCGTCAGCTACAAGATGGAGAATGGATACCCGACCTATACGGATCTGCTGATGAAAAATCCGGATAAATTGGCTCCTGCTCAAGCGATGTCCTTGCATATTCGTGGCAATTACTTCGGTCCGTTCGTGCAAGATAAGCGTTATAGCGAGCAATATAATGTACTGCCGGCCCAGAAGGATTCGGTTAAGGTCTGGAAGACCGAAGCGGCCAAGACGAAGCTGCCACCGATCTCGCCGACGCCTGAGGAAAGCACGGAATTCGCGAAAATTATGACCGATGTAGAGACGCTGGTCAATGAAATGACCTTGAAGATCATTCTCGGAAGCGAGCCTGTATCGAGCTACGACAGCTACATGGAGAAGCTTAAAACGTTGAAGTTCGAAAGAGCGCTTGAGATCCAAAACGCAGCACTGGAGCGCTACAATAAGCGCTAA
- a CDS encoding BNR repeat-containing protein, translated as MMKNGIAIVLVMAMVLSVFLYSSDTAHAVTGVSVTKINDQIIDSQGHNFATGKFGLNPNSAIHAQDMMVSHNNYQYAVYYSKESNGKSYVNVARRKLSPKSGWSVITFTDYEFTSTDTHNTAVIGISRADGTIHLAFDHHANDLHYRVSQQGVANNPDTVAWSTNLFGPVKSQLIPGQTETKVTYPRFIDVPNGNLQFIRRDGGSGNGDTILYTYNGNTTHAWTKNGVIISKSGTYNGSTDRNAYLDRPQYYNNKLYLTWAWRETPDAMSNHDIMFAYSEDYGVTWKNNSGATVATVGSNPMSITTSGLKVWTINQNHGLLNHGYTYVDNKGRVHVITSHAPEGNPNYADWSSARADAKYTHYWRGTDKVWHKNVMGSVPLGSRSSILVDNNYNAYMIFSQGDRFRIAAATEATNWSDWGVIYNNVSMDSVAPSVDYLRWKQDGIISAFVQEKPATAGATSEIHEYDFQTGN; from the coding sequence ATGATGAAAAATGGGATAGCTATTGTGCTGGTGATGGCCATGGTCTTGTCTGTCTTTCTCTATTCAAGTGACACGGCACACGCTGTAACGGGCGTAAGTGTGACCAAAATCAATGATCAAATTATTGATTCCCAGGGACACAATTTTGCAACAGGCAAATTCGGATTAAATCCAAACAGTGCCATACATGCGCAGGATATGATGGTAAGCCATAATAACTATCAGTATGCGGTGTATTACAGCAAGGAGAGTAATGGAAAAAGCTACGTCAATGTGGCAAGACGCAAGCTCTCTCCCAAGTCGGGGTGGAGTGTCATTACATTCACGGATTACGAGTTTACATCCACGGATACACATAATACGGCGGTGATCGGCATAAGCAGAGCGGATGGTACCATTCACTTGGCCTTTGACCATCATGCTAACGATTTGCACTACAGAGTGTCTCAGCAGGGGGTAGCGAACAATCCGGATACGGTGGCCTGGAGCACCAATTTGTTCGGTCCCGTCAAGTCTCAATTAATCCCAGGGCAGACGGAAACGAAGGTCACGTATCCTCGATTCATTGACGTGCCGAACGGTAACCTTCAATTCATCCGCAGAGATGGCGGCTCGGGTAACGGGGATACGATTCTGTACACGTACAATGGGAACACGACTCACGCGTGGACGAAGAATGGCGTCATCATCTCCAAGTCGGGTACTTACAATGGATCTACAGACCGTAACGCGTATCTCGACCGTCCACAATATTACAACAACAAGCTATACTTAACGTGGGCTTGGCGTGAGACACCTGATGCGATGAGCAACCACGATATTATGTTCGCGTACAGCGAAGATTATGGTGTTACGTGGAAAAACAACAGCGGAGCTACTGTCGCGACAGTAGGCAGCAATCCGATGAGCATTACGACCTCCGGATTGAAGGTGTGGACGATCAACCAGAATCACGGCTTGCTGAATCATGGGTACACGTATGTCGATAATAAGGGTCGCGTGCATGTCATAACGTCTCATGCTCCTGAGGGCAATCCGAATTATGCGGACTGGAGCTCTGCAAGAGCCGATGCTAAGTACACACACTACTGGCGCGGGACGGATAAAGTGTGGCATAAAAATGTGATGGGCTCTGTGCCGTTAGGCAGTCGGTCCTCCATATTAGTCGATAACAACTACAACGCCTACATGATTTTCAGTCAAGGAGACCGCTTCCGAATTGCTGCGGCTACGGAGGCTACCAACTGGTCAGACTGGGGAGTCATTTATAACAATGTCAGCATGGATAGTGTAGCACCATCTGTTGATTATCTGCGTTGGAAGCAGGACGGGATTATCTCGGCATTTGTTCAAGAGAAGCCTGCAACGGCAGGAGCGACAAGCGAGATTCATGAGTATGATTTTCAGACAGGGAATTAA
- a CDS encoding helix-turn-helix domain-containing protein, with the protein MMSSMTVSLSAGVMIIVSLVAALVLSYRYARQDEFMLHGHDIHALQVRNDTLEQQFKSSMPLLKQSFIQSLLHHEQDLDHLSEQAAYYGMASTCSYYTVMCMELRGIRGQTNKDVYLFTYAVINISSEIMHRTAEGWVFRVKGTQLLAVCESGTASQSVEHIQSNMLLLAEEIRAAVEQALSIMITLGVGRAHQGLHNIHASYQEAQEALQYQLVEGGGKVLFIERLNTNAGDYDVFMEADKHITAALKLANLGQAREHLKLLYDHLLQRTGHLNYQLTIQGFMQLIAGALKIAHEADSKKAASLFGYNLYCKLTELRSLHHMIHWLENEVYPKVVNVMSDRYNRQHLDIVQRALDYIHDHYNEDLSQPLVAGRLSVSNSEFSHLFKEAMGCNFSDYVLTYRMEKAKELLSSTYLKISEIAEELQYNNSQNFIRTFKRVVGMTPGEYRHRNSSSERKITS; encoded by the coding sequence ATGATGAGCTCGATGACCGTATCACTATCTGCCGGTGTAATGATTATTGTCAGCCTTGTCGCGGCGCTCGTGCTATCGTATCGATACGCCAGACAGGATGAATTCATGCTGCATGGGCATGACATTCACGCCTTGCAGGTGAGGAACGATACGCTGGAGCAGCAATTCAAGTCCTCGATGCCTCTGCTGAAGCAGAGCTTTATTCAAAGCTTACTTCATCATGAGCAAGATCTGGACCACCTGTCAGAGCAGGCAGCCTATTACGGCATGGCTTCAACCTGCTCCTATTACACGGTGATGTGTATGGAGCTCCGTGGCATTCGAGGACAGACGAACAAGGACGTATATTTATTCACATATGCTGTCATCAATATAAGCTCTGAAATCATGCACCGGACGGCTGAAGGGTGGGTATTCCGAGTGAAGGGTACTCAGCTATTAGCAGTATGCGAGTCCGGTACGGCCTCTCAATCCGTGGAGCACATTCAATCGAATATGCTCCTGCTTGCGGAGGAAATACGAGCGGCTGTGGAGCAAGCATTGAGCATCATGATTACTCTTGGTGTCGGCCGAGCTCACCAAGGGCTTCATAACATCCATGCTTCGTATCAAGAAGCGCAGGAGGCTCTGCAATACCAGCTCGTGGAAGGCGGCGGCAAGGTGTTGTTCATCGAGCGACTGAATACGAATGCCGGCGATTATGATGTCTTTATGGAGGCTGACAAACATATTACCGCCGCTCTAAAGCTGGCTAACCTCGGGCAGGCTCGGGAGCATTTGAAGTTGCTCTATGACCATTTGCTGCAGCGTACGGGGCATCTAAACTATCAGCTCACGATACAGGGCTTTATGCAGCTGATTGCCGGAGCATTGAAGATCGCTCACGAAGCGGACTCGAAGAAAGCAGCCTCGTTATTCGGATATAATCTGTATTGCAAATTGACGGAGCTCCGTTCCTTGCACCATATGATCCATTGGCTGGAGAACGAGGTGTATCCGAAGGTCGTGAATGTTATGTCTGATCGTTATAACCGACAACACTTGGATATCGTGCAACGAGCATTGGACTATATACATGACCATTACAACGAGGATTTATCTCAGCCGCTTGTAGCAGGAAGGCTATCGGTATCGAATTCGGAGTTCAGTCATTTGTTCAAAGAAGCGATGGGCTGCAATTTCTCAGACTACGTCCTTACATACCGAATGGAAAAGGCAAAGGAGCTATTAAGCTCGACATACCTGAAAATATCCGAAATTGCCGAAGAGCTCCAGTACAATAATTCGCAAAACTTTATTCGCACGTTTAAACGAGTGGTCGGTATGACTCCAGGCGAATACAGACACCGGAACAGCAGCAGCGAGCGGAAGATCACGAGTTAG
- a CDS encoding helix-turn-helix domain-containing protein, whose amino-acid sequence MRRTRKQSVILTWFFSYLIVLLLPIVVSLFVYQQFSKSLTHETQKAYSSLLMQLQEVVDNQLESMKRLSYQITWDHNVQNMLSYNHQDVAQKSFSYDSFLVAQQLARYKSSYFEIDQFYIYLTAPQMVIFPGVVNESRMAYQFEHQNEAFSYEEWTSLMNQGPLQGFTAVQRSNGEAAIAYLQSFLGSKAGRSIGMSVVMIDQSRFVQAIRKVQLLNEGNVFIVNNHHEILLSSDSTSNTFLDNLKLEQLSADSGYVSLEVEGQSYEVFYTKSALTKSTYITMVPSRLLWEKAEKVRNLTYASFVISLVVGIILALLLLRRNYGPIRRLLQKVTENAVHPSSQRVGNEFAFIEQSLNQTYRTMDDMLVHMKQSRHVLRSHAVTRLLKGKPDSKVQVEDAMTTYDISFRSDDFAVMLFLIEETEEFYNKIDWMQPYEQQQMLQFIVSNVVEELVRQKHTGYVVESEDMLACLVNFSQSSEDRRMEELMRIAQEAQTFLHRSYQIHMTISISSIHRSLSGIHQAYLNALDAMDYKLVMGRREIITYDQIRSEPHMEQHKTYHYPLSVEQKLINAVKTGNSELAVSTLNDIIDQNCSNPLLSLPLVKCLMFDLASTLVKTINEMDDEEQSSLSATSTIEQMMNSATIQEMKEQLIDTVNTICRATFSRREGQIADNRQRAVQGLVMEVVTYIERNYSNINLNVSMIGEVVEMSPTYVSKLFKQRTGEGILEYINKYRIQQAKRLIEEQQLGIKEVGMQVGYSEATTFIRAFKKYEGVTPGKYRDSLGRSCDRRSEDDL is encoded by the coding sequence ATGAGAAGAACGCGCAAGCAAAGTGTGATTCTAACATGGTTTTTCTCATACTTGATCGTGCTCTTGCTGCCGATTGTAGTTAGTCTTTTTGTGTATCAGCAGTTTTCCAAATCGCTTACTCACGAAACACAGAAGGCTTACTCGTCGTTACTTATGCAGCTGCAGGAAGTGGTGGATAATCAGCTGGAGAGTATGAAGCGGTTAAGCTACCAGATCACTTGGGATCATAATGTGCAGAATATGCTGAGCTACAATCATCAAGACGTAGCCCAGAAGAGCTTCAGCTATGATTCCTTCCTGGTTGCGCAGCAATTAGCACGATATAAATCGTCGTACTTCGAAATTGACCAGTTCTATATATACCTCACAGCTCCTCAGATGGTCATATTTCCAGGTGTTGTTAATGAGTCGCGGATGGCTTATCAGTTCGAGCATCAGAACGAAGCATTCTCTTATGAGGAATGGACCTCCTTGATGAATCAAGGTCCGTTGCAGGGCTTTACAGCTGTTCAGAGATCGAACGGCGAGGCAGCCATCGCTTATTTGCAGAGCTTTTTGGGGTCAAAGGCTGGTCGGTCGATCGGTATGAGTGTGGTGATGATCGACCAGTCCCGATTTGTTCAGGCGATTCGGAAGGTTCAATTGTTGAATGAAGGGAACGTATTCATCGTTAATAACCATCACGAGATCTTACTATCGAGTGACAGCACATCCAATACGTTCTTAGACAATCTAAAGCTGGAGCAGTTGTCTGCAGACTCCGGTTATGTCAGCTTGGAGGTCGAGGGGCAGAGCTACGAGGTGTTCTACACGAAGTCAGCTCTGACTAAGAGCACATACATTACGATGGTTCCTAGTCGATTGCTGTGGGAGAAGGCGGAGAAGGTTCGTAATCTGACCTACGCGAGCTTCGTGATCAGTCTAGTCGTGGGCATCATCTTGGCGCTGCTGCTTCTGAGACGCAACTACGGTCCGATTCGTCGTCTGCTGCAGAAGGTGACAGAGAATGCGGTCCATCCTTCGTCACAGCGTGTAGGCAACGAGTTTGCATTCATTGAACAGAGCCTGAACCAGACGTATCGGACGATGGACGATATGCTGGTCCATATGAAGCAGAGCCGTCATGTGCTTCGCTCCCATGCGGTCACCCGTCTTCTTAAGGGGAAGCCGGACTCCAAGGTGCAGGTGGAAGACGCCATGACTACGTATGATATAAGCTTCAGAAGCGATGACTTTGCGGTGATGCTATTTCTCATTGAGGAAACAGAGGAGTTCTACAATAAAATCGACTGGATGCAGCCGTATGAGCAGCAGCAAATGCTTCAATTTATTGTGTCGAATGTTGTGGAGGAATTGGTAAGGCAGAAGCATACTGGATATGTGGTCGAAAGCGAGGATATGCTAGCGTGCCTAGTGAATTTCTCGCAATCCTCAGAAGATCGGAGAATGGAGGAATTGATGCGTATTGCGCAGGAAGCACAGACCTTCTTGCACCGCTCGTATCAGATTCATATGACCATATCGATCAGCTCGATACATCGCTCCCTGTCCGGAATCCATCAAGCGTATCTGAACGCCTTAGACGCAATGGACTATAAGCTGGTGATGGGACGCAGAGAGATCATTACGTATGATCAGATCCGCTCGGAGCCTCACATGGAGCAGCATAAGACGTATCATTATCCGCTATCCGTTGAGCAGAAGCTTATTAATGCTGTGAAGACAGGCAACTCGGAGCTGGCTGTAAGCACGCTGAACGATATTATCGATCAGAACTGCAGCAACCCGTTACTATCCCTTCCCTTGGTTAAATGTCTGATGTTCGATCTGGCAAGTACGTTAGTCAAGACGATTAACGAGATGGATGATGAGGAACAATCAAGCTTGAGTGCAACGAGCACGATCGAACAAATGATGAACAGTGCAACGATTCAGGAGATGAAGGAGCAGCTTATTGATACAGTCAATACGATATGCCGGGCTACATTCTCAAGACGTGAAGGACAGATTGCAGACAATCGTCAGAGGGCTGTGCAAGGTCTCGTCATGGAGGTGGTCACCTATATCGAGAGAAATTACAGCAATATCAACTTGAATGTATCGATGATCGGTGAAGTGGTAGAGATGAGTCCGACCTACGTGTCGAAGCTGTTCAAGCAGCGTACGGGAGAAGGGATACTCGAGTATATTAATAAATACCGAATTCAGCAAGCGAAAAGGCTGATCGAAGAGCAGCAGCTTGGAATTAAGGAGGTAGGGATGCAGGTCGGCTACTCGGAAGCGACGACCTTCATAAGAGCCTTCAAGAAGTATGAGGGAGTGACTCCGGGGAAATACAGAGATTCGCTTGGGCGGTCATGCGACAGGAGGAGCGAGGATGACTTATGA
- a CDS encoding sulfatase-like hydrolase/transferase produces the protein MNQGRLNILWISLEDTSPRFGCYGDPVARTPNIDRLAREGCRYPNTFATAGVCAPSRCAVVTGMYATSIGGHHMRTTHTNLDTPELPTPYEIVPPPYVKVFTEYLRAQGYYCTNNVKTDYQFKPPITAWDECGPEGHWRNRSADQPFFAVFNTTVTHESKMWPKEDEELKTKPAEVVLPPYLPDTLKAREAVARHYDNIAEADAYVGAILQQLEEDGLSDNTVVMLWSDHGEGLPRAKRWTYDAGIRVPLIVRWPGHILPGTVDDQLVSLVDLAPTVLHLADARPPAHLQGRHFLSDNPNKRSYVFATRDRYDESYDMVRAVRDKRYKYIRNYEPNLSYQLWIPYLNQHPIQMELWRLLEEGKLEGTAARFFGSGRPVEELYDCELDPYEQANLAHLPEYTEELHRMREALEQWRAAYDRFGEVPETEMVAQMWPNGLQPHTAKPRFIRIDAGSSASHALEEGTIPRPALLQLHCSTQGASIAYKLHDDGDTGWSLYTGPIRVPEGATQIRARAIRIGYIESAETTLQFV, from the coding sequence ATGAATCAAGGTCGATTAAACATATTGTGGATATCGCTAGAGGATACGAGTCCACGGTTTGGTTGCTACGGGGATCCTGTTGCCAGGACCCCTAACATTGACAGGCTTGCTAGAGAAGGGTGCCGCTATCCGAATACGTTTGCAACAGCGGGGGTGTGTGCGCCGAGTCGGTGCGCAGTCGTGACAGGGATGTATGCTACATCTATTGGTGGACACCATATGCGAACGACTCATACGAATCTGGACACACCGGAGCTTCCTACGCCTTATGAGATCGTGCCGCCTCCTTATGTTAAGGTGTTTACTGAATATTTGCGGGCACAGGGCTACTACTGTACGAACAATGTCAAGACGGATTATCAGTTCAAGCCGCCAATAACGGCTTGGGACGAATGCGGACCGGAAGGACATTGGAGAAATCGGAGTGCGGATCAGCCGTTTTTTGCCGTGTTTAATACGACTGTCACCCATGAGAGCAAGATGTGGCCGAAGGAAGACGAGGAGCTAAAGACGAAGCCTGCTGAGGTCGTGCTCCCTCCGTACTTGCCTGATACGTTAAAGGCTCGTGAAGCGGTGGCACGTCATTACGACAATATAGCCGAAGCGGATGCCTACGTAGGTGCGATCCTGCAGCAGCTGGAGGAGGATGGCTTGTCGGACAATACGGTAGTGATGCTGTGGAGTGATCATGGTGAAGGTCTTCCCCGGGCGAAGCGGTGGACGTATGACGCCGGTATTCGGGTGCCGCTCATTGTTCGCTGGCCAGGCCACATACTCCCCGGTACAGTGGATGACCAGTTGGTGAGCTTGGTGGATTTGGCCCCGACCGTGTTGCATCTTGCAGATGCTCGTCCTCCTGCTCATCTACAGGGACGTCATTTTCTTAGCGACAATCCGAACAAGAGATCGTACGTATTTGCTACGCGTGATCGGTACGATGAATCGTACGATATGGTGAGGGCCGTTCGCGACAAGAGATACAAGTATATTCGTAACTATGAACCCAATCTGTCTTATCAGCTGTGGATTCCATATCTCAATCAACATCCGATTCAGATGGAATTGTGGCGGCTGCTGGAGGAAGGGAAATTAGAAGGGACAGCTGCTCGCTTCTTTGGTTCAGGCCGTCCCGTCGAAGAGCTGTACGATTGTGAGCTAGATCCCTATGAGCAAGCCAACCTGGCACACCTGCCGGAATACACCGAGGAGCTCCATCGAATGAGGGAAGCTCTGGAGCAATGGCGAGCAGCCTATGATCGTTTCGGCGAGGTGCCGGAGACGGAGATGGTTGCACAGATGTGGCCGAACGGTCTGCAGCCCCACACAGCGAAGCCGCGGTTCATTCGAATCGATGCGGGAAGCAGTGCATCACATGCGTTGGAGGAAGGGACTATTCCTAGACCCGCACTACTTCAACTGCATTGCAGTACGCAAGGGGCATCGATCGCCTATAAGCTCCATGATGATGGAGATACGGGGTGGAGCTTGTACACCGGACCCATCCGTGTACCGGAGGGTGCTACCCAAATACGAGCTAGAGCCATTCGCATCGGATATATCGAGAGTGCCGAGACAACGCTGCAATTCGTATAG